From a single Endozoicomonas euniceicola genomic region:
- a CDS encoding type I restriction endonuclease subunit R — translation MPFTEDTRVKIPSILHLIRLGYEYLSLKGASWDIDTNIFPEIFNESIARINPDMDQGDVNRFLDEVKLTLDYEDLGEAFYEKLLERSGNKLIDFTNFDNNSFHVVTELTCKNGDDEFRPDITLLINGMPLVFIEVKKPNNREGVLAERDRINVRSQNKKFRRFMNLTQFMIFSNNMKYDDDSPEPIQGAFYASPSYHKPVFNYFREEKEFDLNYMLRNVSDETELAVLKDNNQEVIRNNPDFISNKEPGTPTNHICTSLLSRDRLKFILQYALAYVHEHDGVQKHIMRYPQIFATKAIKQKLDEGNKKGIIWHTQGSGKTALTYYNVKFLTDYYQRQSIVPKFYFIVDRLDLLTQAKREFNKRRLKVHTINSRDEFSKDIKATKVIHNDSGKPEITVVNIQKFKDDPSVVQTKDYNVDIQRVYFLDEVHRSYNPNGSFLANLDESDRNAIKIGLTGTPLLGSDYNSRSLFGGYIHKYYYNASIADGYTLRLIREEIATNYKESMQKALKDIKVQQGNIKKEDVYAHPTFVEPMLKYIITDFKRSRGAANDSSIGGMVICDSSKQAKELFKQFNEFYAEKPEDKEANLKKAGISHSEKQKYDNKVKTAHLILHDVGTKDERKEWVEEFKAGKIDFLFVYNMLLTGFDSKRLKKLYLGRQIRQHNLLQALTRVNRTYKDFRYGYVVDFADISEEFKATNEAYFKELQSELGDEMAHYSNLFKSQEEIKQEIEYVKDVLFKFETKNPETFSRQISEMQNREDVLALKKALADAKSLYNVIRMQGNYEMLSYLDFPMLNKLYRMATERLELLNLKVNIEKGDDTTNLLNVALEEVIFEFVKIGEEELKLADELKDTLRKTREVLNSNFDQQDPKFITLKEELERLFKKKNLNEVTQEEMNKNITALNKIHDRIKELNRENNLLRQKYNGDRKYTRIHKRLNEQATENPELSATERNIFEALMGVKQQADDIVLNNSDLLENDSYFQRTMQPHVIRQFKTEHHIKLNPDAARHINQLIVNEYLNEYNGVSAW, via the coding sequence ATGCCATTCACCGAAGACACACGAGTAAAAATACCCTCTATTTTGCACCTTATCCGATTGGGCTATGAATACCTCTCCCTCAAAGGTGCCAGTTGGGATATCGACACCAATATTTTCCCTGAAATCTTCAATGAATCCATCGCCCGCATAAACCCGGATATGGATCAAGGCGATGTAAACCGCTTTCTGGACGAGGTAAAACTAACCCTCGACTATGAAGACCTGGGCGAGGCTTTCTACGAAAAATTGCTGGAACGTTCAGGCAACAAGCTGATCGACTTCACAAACTTCGATAACAATAGCTTCCATGTCGTCACCGAGCTTACCTGTAAAAATGGCGACGATGAGTTCCGCCCGGACATCACTCTGCTCATCAACGGAATGCCCCTGGTCTTTATCGAGGTCAAGAAGCCTAATAACCGTGAGGGCGTCCTGGCCGAACGAGACCGCATCAACGTTCGCTCGCAAAATAAAAAATTTCGCCGTTTTATGAACCTGACTCAGTTCATGATCTTCTCCAACAATATGAAGTATGACGATGATTCTCCGGAGCCGATTCAGGGCGCTTTCTATGCCAGCCCGTCTTACCATAAGCCGGTGTTCAACTATTTTCGGGAAGAGAAAGAGTTTGACCTGAACTACATGCTTCGTAATGTCAGTGATGAGACTGAGCTGGCTGTTCTTAAAGATAACAACCAGGAAGTCATTCGCAATAACCCGGACTTCATCAGCAACAAAGAGCCCGGCACACCCACCAATCACATTTGTACATCACTGCTTAGCCGGGATCGACTAAAGTTCATCCTGCAATACGCCCTTGCCTATGTCCATGAACACGACGGTGTTCAGAAGCATATCATGCGCTACCCACAAATTTTCGCCACCAAAGCGATTAAGCAAAAACTGGACGAAGGCAACAAGAAAGGCATCATCTGGCACACTCAGGGCAGTGGTAAAACAGCACTGACCTATTACAACGTCAAGTTCCTGACCGACTATTATCAGCGCCAGAGCATAGTCCCAAAATTCTACTTTATCGTAGACAGGCTCGACCTGCTGACACAAGCAAAGCGTGAGTTCAACAAACGGAGACTGAAGGTTCACACCATCAACTCACGGGATGAGTTCAGTAAAGATATCAAAGCCACCAAGGTCATTCATAACGACAGCGGCAAGCCCGAAATCACCGTCGTCAATATCCAGAAGTTCAAGGATGACCCAAGCGTCGTACAAACCAAAGACTACAACGTCGATATCCAGCGAGTGTACTTTCTGGATGAAGTGCATCGCAGCTACAACCCGAACGGTAGCTTCCTCGCCAATCTGGATGAGTCCGACCGGAACGCTATTAAAATCGGCCTGACCGGAACCCCGCTGTTGGGTTCAGATTACAATTCCAGGTCGCTGTTCGGTGGCTACATCCACAAGTACTACTACAACGCCTCCATTGCCGACGGTTACACCCTGCGCCTGATTCGTGAAGAAATTGCTACGAATTATAAAGAGTCCATGCAAAAAGCATTAAAAGATATCAAAGTACAGCAGGGCAACATCAAGAAAGAGGATGTTTATGCGCATCCTACTTTTGTCGAGCCAATGCTTAAATACATTATTACTGACTTTAAAAGAAGCCGTGGCGCCGCAAATGATTCCTCTATTGGAGGCATGGTCATCTGTGATAGTTCGAAGCAGGCTAAGGAACTATTTAAACAGTTCAATGAGTTCTATGCCGAAAAGCCAGAGGACAAGGAAGCTAATTTAAAGAAAGCTGGAATTAGCCACAGCGAGAAGCAGAAATACGACAACAAAGTCAAAACTGCACATTTAATCCTGCACGATGTGGGCACCAAAGATGAACGCAAAGAATGGGTTGAGGAATTCAAGGCAGGCAAAATCGACTTCCTTTTCGTTTACAACATGCTGCTCACCGGCTTCGATTCCAAGCGCCTGAAAAAACTGTATCTGGGCAGGCAAATTCGCCAACACAACCTGCTACAGGCATTAACACGGGTCAACCGTACCTACAAAGACTTCCGCTATGGCTATGTGGTGGATTTTGCGGATATCAGTGAAGAGTTCAAAGCCACCAACGAAGCCTACTTCAAAGAGCTGCAATCCGAGCTGGGCGATGAAATGGCCCATTACTCCAACCTCTTCAAGTCTCAGGAAGAGATCAAACAGGAGATTGAGTACGTCAAGGATGTGCTGTTCAAATTCGAGACCAAAAACCCGGAAACCTTCTCCCGGCAAATCAGCGAAATGCAGAACCGGGAAGATGTACTGGCGCTGAAAAAAGCACTGGCCGACGCCAAAAGCCTGTACAACGTCATTCGCATGCAGGGCAACTACGAGATGTTGAGCTACCTGGATTTCCCGATGCTCAACAAGCTCTACCGAATGGCCACCGAGCGACTGGAACTGCTCAACCTAAAGGTCAACATCGAAAAAGGCGACGACACCACCAATCTGCTCAATGTGGCGCTGGAAGAGGTAATTTTCGAGTTCGTCAAAATCGGTGAGGAAGAGCTCAAACTGGCGGATGAACTAAAAGACACCCTGCGTAAAACCCGTGAAGTTCTGAACAGCAACTTTGACCAGCAAGACCCGAAATTCATCACCCTGAAGGAAGAGCTGGAAAGACTGTTCAAAAAGAAAAACCTCAACGAAGTGACTCAGGAAGAGATGAACAAGAACATCACCGCCCTGAACAAAATTCATGACCGGATCAAAGAGTTGAACCGGGAGAACAACCTGCTGCGCCAGAAGTACAACGGCGACCGCAAGTACACCCGCATCCATAAGCGCCTTAATGAGCAAGCAACAGAAAACCCTGAGCTCTCAGCCACCGAGCGCAACATTTTTGAAGCCCTGATGGGCGTGAAACAGCAAGCCGATGACATCGTGCTGAACAACAGCGACCTGCTGGAAAACGACAGTTACTTTCAGCGCACCATGCAGCCCCATGTTATCCGGCAGTTCAAAACTGAACACCATATCAAACTGAACCCTGACGCAGCACGACACATCAACCAGCTGATCGTCAACGAATACCTGAATGAATACAACGGAGTCAGCGCGTGGTAG